The following is a genomic window from Alkaliphilus sp. B6464.
AAAATAATCTTTCTCAAATATAACAGTTTTAAAAGATCTGCTTTTATCTTGACAGGAATACGGAAAAAGTGAAACCTTTTCCTATAGTAGAAATTGGATAGCCCTTCAGCTACTCTATCTGCTTCTATAGCAGTTTGTTGAATCGAAAATTCCTCTTATCTACTATGTTTAAAAAAAATTTCGCTAGGTTGACAAAGTATAAATACCATGCTATTATGATAAAAATCGACAATTTCATAAAAATCCTCATCCTTACGGGTGAGGTAGAGGCGCGGTTGCTAATAGTAACTATATCGAGGTCGAAAACCTATGACATATAGCGAAAGGAGCCATCGCCGAAGCATCAGATCTCAAAATCTGGTGCTGGGTCTGTATCAAATAGGTACAGGACTGTCATCATTGTATTTGCTCAATACTTTGATGTTGTGCTATCTCACACTGAGCCAGAAAGGAGAGAGGAATGTCTTTAGCTTTGCTATACGCATATAAGCACCTGACAAACCTGTTAGGTGTTTTTTTTGTATAAAAAAGTAAAAAGCTCTTACTATTAAGGGTTTTTAAAGAAATAGAATGTTAGTAATATTTTAAGCACTTAAAATTTAAAAGCTTAGGTTTTTAAATTGAGTGCGCCATGAGTCAATGGGATAGCATTAGACGAATTTTTTATTTTTTTATATAGGAGGATATATATGACTGATAACTTAAGTGAAGTGAATAAAACAACGGATTCTGGTTTTAAAAAAGAAATTAGTTTATTTGGTGGAGTCAGCATTTTAGGGGGTATCATGGTAGGGTCAGGAATTTTTTATCTAGGATCATATGTATTAATGAGAACTGGAATGAGTCTTGGCTTAGCTTTATTGAGCTGGATTTTAGGAGGCTTAGTTTCCTTACTAGGTGGAATTTGTTATGCAGAACTAGGTGCTTCGGATCCTCGTGCTGGTGGCTTGACTGTATATTTAAGTAATGCCTATTCACCTATAGTTGGCTTTTTAGCTGGGTTTAATAATTGGTTAATCGCTGGTCCTGGGTCTATTGCTGCAATAGCAATTGCCTTGCCAAGTGCTTTAACTATTATAATGCCAATGGGAGAATGGACAATTAAAATCTTTGCTATAGTCTTAATCATAGGATTAACTATTGTTAACTATTTTGGTGTTAAAGCTGGATCTAAGCTACAAAACCTTTCTATGATTGCAAAATTAATCCCTATTGGAATCATAATGATTTTAGGCCTTTTATTTGGAAAAGTATCTCCAGATCTAAGTTTAACTCCTAAAACAGTTGATGTAAGCTTTGGCTCAATTATTAGTATGATAGCTTTTGCTGTAGTTGCAAGTTTATGGGCATATGAAGGATGGACTAATTTAAATACTGTAGCTGAAGAAGTAAAGAATCCTAAGAAAAATCTGCCTCTTGCTATTGTGATTTCTATTGTTTCAATAACAATACTATACACATTATTTAATTATTCTATATATAAGGTTATACCTTTTAATGAAATTGAAAACCTTTTAGCAAATAATGAATATTATTTAGGAACCTATGCAGCAGAGAAACTGATGGGAAAGACTGGTAGTATTCTAGTTGTAATAGGTATGGTAATAGCTATGTTTGGAGCTTTGAATGGCTGTATACTGGCCTTTCCAAGAATGTATTATGCAATGAGTGAAGAGGGCCATTTCTTTAAAAGCTTTAAAAAACTGCATCCTAAATATAAAGTACCTTATGCTCCTTTAATTGTTCAATGTATAATATCCATAATGTTGGTGCTATTAAGAAACTTAAATCAACTAACTTCTTTAGTTATATTCTCAGGAATGATGTTTAACACTTTAGGTGTATATGCAGTTATGATTTACAGAAGAAAATACCCTAAGCTAGAAAGACCTTATAAAGTAATTGGTTATCCTATTACAGTAATATTAACAACTTTTATATTCGTAGGATTAATGATTAATACATTTATTGAAGATCCACAAACCTCAATTATTGGTTTAGCTGTACCAGCTGTTGGTATATTATTTTACTTTTATTTTAATAGAAAAAATAAGGCTGCATAAAAAATATAAGGAGATGATCTTTTGAAAACAATTTTAAAAAATGGTAAGATTTATGTTGAAAAAAATAATTTTCAAGAAGCAATCTTAATTGAGGATGGAGTTATTACTAAGGTTGGTACGAATGAAGATATACTTAGAAGTGATGCCGATAATATTATAGACCTTCAGTGGAAAACTGTTTTACCAGGTTTTAATGACAGCCACCTACATATTTCATGGGTAGGCGATGCTATGAACTCATGTAATTTAACATCGGCTAAATCAATTGATGAAGTTATTCAACTGGGTAAAATATTCATTGAAAAGAACAAGGATCTAGCTGTATTATATGGTCGTGGGTGGAATCAGGATTATTTCACTTCTGGTGAGAAACGTCTAATAACTCGGTTTGACTTAGATAAAATATCTACAGAAATTCCAATTGTCTTTGATAGAGTATGTGGACATGTTTCAGTAGGAAATACCAAGGCTTTAGAAATACTAGGTGTAGATGAAAATACTGTTATAGATGGTGGCGTAATTGAGCTTGGAAATGATGGAAATCCAAATGGTATATTTAATGAAAATGCGGTGGGTTTAATTCACTCACTTATTCCAGAAAAAAGCGATAATAACATAGAGGAAGAATTTTTAAAAGCTGCAAATTATGCTTTAAGCGTCGGCATAACTTCTGTTCAATCATGTGATATTATGAATAGTGATTTTAAGAGTATGTTCAATATTATTCATAATATTTACGACAATAAAAAATTGAAATTAAGATATTCCCATCAATTCAATTTTCAAGATATAAATGATTTTAAAACTTATCTTGAAACAGAACATAAGACAGGACAATACGATGAAAAATTTTTATCAAAAGGTGCATTAAAGTTATTTAAAGATGGCTCTTTAGGTGCTAGGACTGCTTTAATGCTAAAGGATTATGAAGATGCCCCTGGCACTAAAGGTGTGGCAGCATTAAGTCATGAACAGCTACAAGATCTATGTGATTTAGCAACAAAGAATGGAATTAGAGTAATAACCCACGCAATTGGTGACGGTGCTATAGAGAGTGTTATAAATGCCTATGAAAAAACCATGAAGGATGGAAAGAACCCTCTTCGTCATGGGATTGTTCATTGCCAAATAACAAGTATGGAACAATTAAATAGAATTGCTAAATTGAATATTCCTGTTATGTACCAGCCTATTTTCTTAGATTACGATATTAAGATTGTAGAAGAGCGTGTTGGAAAAGAGTTATCAAGTACATCTTATGCGTTTAATACACTATATAAACTAGGTGCTCCAATAAGCTTAGGTACAGATGCTCCAGTAGAAGACTGTAACCCTTTTCCAAATATTTACTGTGCAGTAACAAGACTAGGAATAGATGGCAAGCCAGTAGGTGGCTTTTATCCAAATGAAAAGATGGAGCTTGAAGACGCTATTGATGCCTACACAATTGGTAGTGCTTTTAATGAATTTAAAGAAGATTTTAAAGGAAGATTAAAACCAGGCTATGTAGCTGATTTAATTGTATTGGATATGGATATATTTGCTATAGACGAATTAAAAATCAAAGATATTAAAGTTGAAAAGACAATGATAGATGGAGAATTTGTATATCAAAAATAGAATTAAAAATTAAACAAGAGTGTTGGATTCTAATAAAAATATCCTAGTAGGTAAATTACTTACTAGGATATTTTTATTAGAATTGAGGCTGAACATTCTATTATATTAACTTCGTTTTTATTTATAAGTTAAATAACATTTCTTTCCTTCTTCAGATAGCTTATATTCTTCATCTTGTATTTTTTATCATTTTTACCCTTCTTTCTTAAATGTAAACTTTAGAAGCATTGCAATAACTAAGCCTAGACAGACCAACATAGTATATATTATGCTATAATATAATCCGATATATAGAGCAATCCAGTTAAATCCACCTGACACTATACCTATTATAGTTTGCCATAAATAGGTGAGTATGAAAATTGCCATAGGAGTCAAGTACCATTTTCTCTTAAGTACAGTAAAACCTATGCCTCCAATAAGAGGCATAATTATAAAGTTATAAAACATACCCATAGAATTTGAGAGTGCAACGCCAATAATAGCACCTGCGGCAAGAATGGTAAGTTGTGTTATAAAAATACTGCGCTTTATAGCAGAAATTATTTTCTCATCTTTTATTACTGGCTGTTCTATATTAGTAGATTCAAAAATTTCAAATTCAGTTTTACAGCTCTCACAGCTTTTAATATGCTCATTAACTATTATAGTGCTGTCATCACTTGCAACACCATCTTTTACAAGCGGTATTAAATCAAGTATTACATCGCAAGATATATTCAACTTAGTCCCTCCTTTTCCAAGATAGCTTTGATCCATTTTTTTACACGAAAATCAATAACCCTTGCCGAGCTTTCTGATATATTTACCTCCTGTGCAATTTCACCAAAGCTATAACCCTCTACCCGCATATTTACTATTTTTTGAGTACGATCATCTTTTTCTAATAATAGATTTTTAATTCTTATTGCTGTTTCTTTTGTAATTAGTCTTTCTGCTATACTATCTGATACATACAATTCTAAAAGGTCATTATATTCAACCGTATGTTTTTCTTTCCTAATTTTTTGTAACCATAAATTTCTAGCTATAGAAAACAACCATGTTTTCACTG
Proteins encoded in this region:
- a CDS encoding zf-HC2 domain-containing protein, which codes for MNISCDVILDLIPLVKDGVASDDSTIIVNEHIKSCESCKTEFEIFESTNIEQPVIKDEKIISAIKRSIFITQLTILAAGAIIGVALSNSMGMFYNFIIMPLIGGIGFTVLKRKWYLTPMAIFILTYLWQTIIGIVSGGFNWIALYIGLYYSIIYTMLVCLGLVIAMLLKFTFKKEG
- a CDS encoding RNA polymerase sigma factor, yielding MKQIENLYILYRQDIYNYLLSLTHNQTLSEDLLSDTFVNAIRSIESFKGQSSVKTWLFSIARNLWLQKIRKEKHTVEYNDLLELYVSDSIAERLITKETAIRIKNLLLEKDDRTQKIVNMRVEGYSFGEIAQEVNISESSARVIDFRVKKWIKAILEKEGLS
- a CDS encoding APC family permease, with the translated sequence MTDNLSEVNKTTDSGFKKEISLFGGVSILGGIMVGSGIFYLGSYVLMRTGMSLGLALLSWILGGLVSLLGGICYAELGASDPRAGGLTVYLSNAYSPIVGFLAGFNNWLIAGPGSIAAIAIALPSALTIIMPMGEWTIKIFAIVLIIGLTIVNYFGVKAGSKLQNLSMIAKLIPIGIIMILGLLFGKVSPDLSLTPKTVDVSFGSIISMIAFAVVASLWAYEGWTNLNTVAEEVKNPKKNLPLAIVISIVSITILYTLFNYSIYKVIPFNEIENLLANNEYYLGTYAAEKLMGKTGSILVVIGMVIAMFGALNGCILAFPRMYYAMSEEGHFFKSFKKLHPKYKVPYAPLIVQCIISIMLVLLRNLNQLTSLVIFSGMMFNTLGVYAVMIYRRKYPKLERPYKVIGYPITVILTTFIFVGLMINTFIEDPQTSIIGLAVPAVGILFYFYFNRKNKAA
- a CDS encoding amidohydrolase; the protein is MKTILKNGKIYVEKNNFQEAILIEDGVITKVGTNEDILRSDADNIIDLQWKTVLPGFNDSHLHISWVGDAMNSCNLTSAKSIDEVIQLGKIFIEKNKDLAVLYGRGWNQDYFTSGEKRLITRFDLDKISTEIPIVFDRVCGHVSVGNTKALEILGVDENTVIDGGVIELGNDGNPNGIFNENAVGLIHSLIPEKSDNNIEEEFLKAANYALSVGITSVQSCDIMNSDFKSMFNIIHNIYDNKKLKLRYSHQFNFQDINDFKTYLETEHKTGQYDEKFLSKGALKLFKDGSLGARTALMLKDYEDAPGTKGVAALSHEQLQDLCDLATKNGIRVITHAIGDGAIESVINAYEKTMKDGKNPLRHGIVHCQITSMEQLNRIAKLNIPVMYQPIFLDYDIKIVEERVGKELSSTSYAFNTLYKLGAPISLGTDAPVEDCNPFPNIYCAVTRLGIDGKPVGGFYPNEKMELEDAIDAYTIGSAFNEFKEDFKGRLKPGYVADLIVLDMDIFAIDELKIKDIKVEKTMIDGEFVYQK